A single window of Ammospiza caudacuta isolate bAmmCau1 chromosome Z, bAmmCau1.pri, whole genome shotgun sequence DNA harbors:
- the TXNL1 gene encoding thioredoxin-like protein 1, producing MAGVKVIANDTEFQPELSAAGSRLAVVKFTMRGCGPCLRIAPAFNALSNKYPQATFLEVDVHQCQGTAATNNISATPTFLFFRNKVRIDQYQGADAVGLEDKIKQHLENDPGNSEDTDIPKGYMDLLPFINKAGCECLNESDEHGFENCLRKDSSYLESDCDEQLLITVAFSQPVKLYSMKLQGPDNGQGPKSIKIFINLPRSMDFEEAERSEPTQALQLGPEDIREDGIVQLRYVKFQNVNSVTLFVQSNHGDEETTRITYFTFIGTPVQATNMNDFKRVVGKKGESH from the exons ATGGCGGGCGTGAAGGTGATCGCCAACGACACCGAGTTCCAGCCCGAGCTGAGCGCCGCCGGCTCCCGCCTGGCCGTGGTGAAGTTCACCATGAGGGG GTGCGGCCCTTGCCTGCGGATCGCGCCCGCCTTCAACGCCCTGAGCAACAAATACCCACAGGCGACGTTCCTGGAGGTGGACGTGCACCAGTGCCAG ggcacggctgccacCAACAACATCTCAGCAACGCCCACGTTCCTGTTCTTCCGGAACAAGGTGCGCATCGACCAGTACCAGGGAGCAGATGCCGTGGGCCTGGAGGACAAAATCAAACAGCACCTGGAGAACGATCCTGGCAACAGCGAGGACACTGACATCCCCAAAGGATAT ATGGATCTGCTGCCCTTCATCAACAAGGCTGGCTGCGAGTGCCTCAACGAGAGCGACGAGCACGGCTTCGAGAACTGCCTGCGCAAGGACTCCTCCTACCTGGAGTCCGACTGCGACGAGCAG CTGCTCATCACTGTAGCTTTTAGTCAGCCTGTCAAGCTTTACTCTATGAAACTGCAGGGGCCAGACAATG GGCAGGGCCCCAAGTCCATCAAGATTTTCATCAACCTGCCGCGCTCCATGGACTTTGAGGAGGCCGAGCGCAGCGAGCCCACGCAGGCGCTGCAGCTGGGCCCCGAGGACATCAGGGAGGATGGCATCGTGCAGCTGCGCTACGTCAAGTTCCAGAATGTCAACAGTGTCACT CTGTTTGTGCAGTCCAATCATGGTGACGAAGAGACGACGAGAATCACATATTTCACATTTATTGGCACTCCAGTGCAGGCCACCAACATGAACGACTTCAAACGA GTAGTGGGCAAGAAGGGAGAGAGCCACTAG